In the genome of Sinorhizobium chiapasense, the window GATGCTATCGTCGATGGAAATCGAAAGACGGACTCCATGACTGAAAACAGAAGAACCAATGACCCTGAGGGCGTGCGTCGCCGGATCATCGACGCGGCCTACGACGCCTTTGTCAGCCAGGGTTACGTCGCGACGGGAATGCTGGAGCTGCGCGAAAAGGCATCGGTATCCGGCGGTGCGATGGCGCATCATTTCCCGGCCAAGCGTGATCTCGGACTGGCGGTAATCCGCGATCGCGTGGCCGATGCTGTTCGGCAGACGTGGATCGAGCCGCTACAGGCGTGTGCAGACGCGCCAACGGCCATCGATCTCATCTTTGGAAGCATTATCGACGAATTGATGCCCAAAGGTTCGGTCTCCGGCTGCCCGCTCAACAACATGGCGATGGAAGTCTCTCGGCATGACCCGGAAATGCGCGACGTTCTCAGCGGGATTTTCGATGCCTGGCACGATGCGCTGTCCGCAAGGTTTCAGGCGGACGTGGCATCGAAACGCGCACGCGACCTCAACCCGGGCAGCCTCGCAACGCTCACGATTGCCGCCTATTCCGGTGCGATGGCGATCGCAAAGGCACGCCAGGACGTCGGTCCGCTCGTCGACTGCCGGGCGGAACTGGCCGCGATGCTGGCAACGAAATATCACTTGGGAACGTAGGCTTGTCGGTCTTCAACCAGCTCAAGGCAGCCTTTGCGCTACTGTATGTTTCCTTAAATCGTATTCGATTTAAGGATAAAAACATCCAGCGATTCAAAGTGCTACAGCGACCTTTCTGCGTCTGAAAAGACGCACGGCGCTGTAAGCATTCGTCCCCCTGGCATTCAGCCATTCAGTCTGGTTCGGCGTAAGATGACGTTTTCTCCGTCCTCGAATGTGAAGTCAGGACGAGCCCGCAGGAACTCGTTTGTCGCCGCTCGGCATCCTTCGTAGTCATGGTAGTCATCGATCATGATGACGCCTCGCGGACTGACCCGGTCTGCCAGGCTATTGAGGCAATAGCTGACCGGATCATACCAGTCGCAGTCGATGTGGGCGAAGGCGATGTTTTTTATCCCTGCCGCCGGCAGGGTATTCTCGAATAGTCCCTTATGCAGGTTGACCATCGGTCCGTCGACGGCGAAGCCGTATTTCGTGAAGGAACGGCAGACTTCATCATAAAGATTGTCGCGATAGCCATAATAAAGCTCGCCGCCCAGCCCTTTTGATTTCCCGCTCGCGATCGTCTTGTAACGATCCTTTGCTTTCTGGCCGTCCTTCGCCGACTGAGGCGGGGGTATCATTCCGAAAACGTCGAAGCCGTGAAAGCGGCGTCCATGGCGGTTGGCTTTCTTGGACAGGATGATTGCGCTTCCACCCAGGGCAATGCCGAATTCGGCTATATCGCCAGGCACATTCTCCTTCAGAACTTCCTTCAGTGCTGTCTCGAGACGTCTCAGCTTGCGAGGCGAAAGGTAGGTAAGGCGCTCTCGCCGCACGGACCGCGCCGTGGCGCTCAATAGGGAAGTTTCAAGCACGCGGCGCGCACGCCAGGTAAAAGAGCTCAAATAGTGCACTTTTTCCTCCCGCTAGAGCATCCCGCTTTCAAGTGGAATCACTGAAAGCGGATAAGATGCTCTAGAATCAAAGTGCTAGAGCGTCCTTTGTGCGTTCACTTGAACGCACGGCGCTCTAGATCGGGATGAGGAAAAGTGTGTGCGGTTTTCCGCCCGCATCCCGCTCTAACTTATTAGAATAGATCACGATGATTTTAGGTCGATCCGACCTAAAATCATCGTGATCTAGGCTCCTCGCCCCCTCCTTTATCGATTTACCCGTCCTGATGTGCAACAGTCTGGCTAATCAAACCATTCACATTTCCCGAAATATCTATGATGCCCGGGCTTGATGGGCCGTTTCGGACAACTCGGGGAAAAAGTGCGAACGCATTCGCTCCACGTAGGCTACGCACGCGGGCTTGGATCTGAGGAAATCCCGGATCGGTGACTCGATCGGCGTCAGCACCGATGTCGCCAATGTGCCGAAGACTGTTGCGTCGACGGTGGTGGGCCTCCCGCCGAAGAAGAAGGGCCCCTCGGACATCACTGCCAGTACGGCGCGCCAATCAAGCACGCCGGATTCGATGATGTCGTTGTCAGTATGACGCAAGATGCCCTGCTGCCAGAGCAGGTTCTTGATCTGCTTCTGCACCATGCGAATGACCAACGGACGGACAACCGCCGGCACTGCATCGAATCTGGCGCGCGTATGCCTTACCCCTTCGTCGCGAACCAGATGGGTGTACGCCACGACGAAGGCGTAGTGCTCTTCCAGCGTGCGCTGCACGAGGAGCGCTGTCGCGCGCTGCGAGGAGTCAAGACTCGCATCGGGATCGACACCGCGCGTTCTTTTCAGATGATCGATGATGATCGATGTGTCGGCGATCCGCGCCCCCGAATCCTCGATGAACGGCAACTTCCCCTTCGGTCCCTTGCGAGGGTCAGGCGTCTCGACGATCTCGTAGGGGATTCCGGCAATGCGTAGCCATGTTTCGAGCTTGCAGCAAAAGGGGCTGAGATTCGGAATCGCAAACACGCGCGGAAACTGGAACAGCTTGATGGGAGGTTGCGCCGCGTTCCGCATGGGAGAAGGAACCGCGGCGATCGGGTCGCGCTTGGTGGCCATGGTCAGGTTCCTTGTCATTGGTACCGACCACATGACGAAACAGGATGGGCGGGTGTGACGTGCGCGAGCACAAAAAGGTTGACGGTCCGCGCCCGCACAGAAATGTCCGCTTCGGGCTCAATCAGGCATTCGTCCGCCCGACGACCACTCTTGGCCCCAAAGCGGGCCTCACACGTAAGGATGCCGAGGTCCGGAGGCCAAAGCGGCGATTCGCGCCGGACTACCGCTATCCACCCAAAGCGGA includes:
- a CDS encoding TetR/AcrR family transcriptional regulator encodes the protein MTENRRTNDPEGVRRRIIDAAYDAFVSQGYVATGMLELREKASVSGGAMAHHFPAKRDLGLAVIRDRVADAVRQTWIEPLQACADAPTAIDLIFGSIIDELMPKGSVSGCPLNNMAMEVSRHDPEMRDVLSGIFDAWHDALSARFQADVASKRARDLNPGSLATLTIAAYSGAMAIAKARQDVGPLVDCRAELAAMLATKYHLGT
- a CDS encoding TylF/MycF/NovP-related O-methyltransferase; translation: MHYLSSFTWRARRVLETSLLSATARSVRRERLTYLSPRKLRRLETALKEVLKENVPGDIAEFGIALGGSAIILSKKANRHGRRFHGFDVFGMIPPPQSAKDGQKAKDRYKTIASGKSKGLGGELYYGYRDNLYDEVCRSFTKYGFAVDGPMVNLHKGLFENTLPAAGIKNIAFAHIDCDWYDPVSYCLNSLADRVSPRGVIMIDDYHDYEGCRAATNEFLRARPDFTFEDGENVILRRTRLNG
- a CDS encoding glutathione S-transferase family protein; its protein translation is MATKRDPIAAVPSPMRNAAQPPIKLFQFPRVFAIPNLSPFCCKLETWLRIAGIPYEIVETPDPRKGPKGKLPFIEDSGARIADTSIIIDHLKRTRGVDPDASLDSSQRATALLVQRTLEEHYAFVVAYTHLVRDEGVRHTRARFDAVPAVVRPLVIRMVQKQIKNLLWQQGILRHTDNDIIESGVLDWRAVLAVMSEGPFFFGGRPTTVDATVFGTLATSVLTPIESPIRDFLRSKPACVAYVERMRSHFFPELSETAHQARAS